The genomic DNA TTGGCTTTACGTGGACGGGGAACTCCGTTGGGAGGGTGGGCTGGGCTCGGCCCCCGACCTGTTGCGGACCTATACGGAAACCCGCCCGGCCACCTTGAGCGGGTGGCGGGTGTACGCCCAGGCGAGGGGAGAATACCGGGTGGTGGTGGCCCAACCCCTGGGCGTGGTGGACCGGCTATCCGCCCTTTTCCTTCGCCTAAGCCTCCCCATCTGGCTGGGCTTGGGCGTCCTCACGGGCATCCTCGCCTACTTCTTGGTAGGTCAGGCCCTTTGGCCCCTGCGCCGCCTGGCCCAGGGGGCCGAGCGGTTTACCGTGGTGGACCCACCCCCGGGAAACGACGAGGTGGCCCGGCTCGCCCGGAGCTTCGCCCGCCTCCTCGCCGCCCTCAAGGCGGAACGGGAGCGGGAGGTCCGCTTCCTTGCGCTGGCCAGCCACGAGCTGAAGACGCCCATCGCCGCTTTCCGCGTGGGGCTAGAAACCCTATTGCGGGCGCGGGAGGTGAACCGGGAAACCCTCGGGCGGCTCAAGCTCCAGGCGGAGCGCCTCGAGGCCCTGGCGGAAAACCTCCTCGCCCTCTCGCGCGCCCAAGCGCAAGACCTCCGGTGGGAGGAGGTGGACCTGGTGGTCCTGGCTGGGGAGGTCTTTGACCGCTTCCAGCCCTTGGCGGTGGCCCGGGGCCGGGAAATTCTCTTGGAAACAGAGCCCGTGCTCGTTCAAGCCGATCCCCGTCTCCTGGAGCGTGCCCTCAACAACCTGGTGCACAACGCCCTGCTCCACGGCCAGGGCACGGTGCGCCTGCGGGTGGGCGTAGAAGGGGGCAGGCCTTTCGTGGAGGTGGGGGACGAGGGGCAAGGGCCTCCGCCCGGAAGGGCGGAGGGCTTAGGGATGCGGGTGGTGCGCCAGGTGGCGGATGCGCTTGGCGCAGAGATTCTTTTGCGCCGCGAGCGGGGGTTTGCCGTGCAGCTCCGCTTCAGGACCGCTTCAGGGTCCTCCGCTTCAATAGGGCCTGGAGCGGATGCTCCGGAGGTGCGAGGATGAAAAGGGTACTGGGGTTGCTTCTAGCTTCGGCCATGGCCTTGGCGGCCTCGGTGGGTGGGCATAACGGGCTTAAAGTGGCGAGCGTCTTCCCGCCCAGGACCTTGCCCCCGGGCACGGTCTTGGTCCTGGAGGACGCCAAGGGGATGGCGCTGTGGCAGACGGGTAAGGGCACGCTCCCGAGCGCGGAGGAGCTGGGCAAAGCCGCCTACGTGGTCTTCGCCCTGCCCTCGGGACAGAGCTACCGTTACCCCGTGGTGGGAAAGGCCACCAGCCTTGCCACGGTAAGGGTTCGGGTGCGCAAGAACGTTTACGCCCTTAGCGCCCTGCTCAAGAATAGGCACGTGGCTGTTGGAAAGGATGGGAACTTGGAGATGGTGCAATCCGTTAAGCCTCCTAAGGCCGCTCTCCCTAAGAAGCCATAGAGATCTTCCGGTTTTTCTAAGCCGGCCCTGGGACAGAAACCCCCTACCGGGACCACCGGTAGGGGTTTACCCACTAGTTTGGGAGCTCCCGTTTCCCGTACACCCGCACGCCAGGCTGTGGCTTACACGAAGAAGACCTTCTCCCGGTCCACCTCCTTCAGGTGGCGCACCCCGAGCCTGCCCACTTCCTTCACCAGGCGGTCCGCCAGGTGCAGGGGCGCAGGGAGCCGAGGGAAGGCGAAGCCGCTTGCCGGGTAGAGTCGGGTCAGGTGATAGATCTGTTCCGCCAAGACCTCTAGGGGTGTGTCCCCTTCTTCGTGCACCAGCTTGAGCGGCCTCGGCGTGCCGCGGAACTCCCGGTGCACGGTGAGGAGCAAAAACGTCCTGTTCTCTAAGGGCACGAGGAGGCCATCCGAGAGGC from Thermus hydrothermalis includes the following:
- a CDS encoding HAMP domain-containing sensor histidine kinase translates to MSLRLRLALAASLVALVGLGLGLFLSALLLSRLALAEVDQTLRLQANLLLESALAEPDRLVPPEMEAEALGGEFPGVAWLYVDGELRWEGGLGSAPDLLRTYTETRPATLSGWRVYAQARGEYRVVVAQPLGVVDRLSALFLRLSLPIWLGLGVLTGILAYFLVGQALWPLRRLAQGAERFTVVDPPPGNDEVARLARSFARLLAALKAEREREVRFLALASHELKTPIAAFRVGLETLLRAREVNRETLGRLKLQAERLEALAENLLALSRAQAQDLRWEEVDLVVLAGEVFDRFQPLAVARGREILLETEPVLVQADPRLLERALNNLVHNALLHGQGTVRLRVGVEGGRPFVEVGDEGQGPPPGRAEGLGMRVVRQVADALGAEILLRRERGFAVQLRFRTASGSSASIGPGADAPEVRG